In the genome of Populus nigra chromosome 19, ddPopNigr1.1, whole genome shotgun sequence, the window CAATTAATCTCATATAGTCTAAAGTTAACAGTTATTTAAGTTTTCAATGATGTTAAGATTTATGAAACTCGAACTGgtaatttttagataattaacTTAGAATCTAAATTAGTTAAACTATCCTCTTATATCACTTAGATGAAATTTAAGTGGCTGTGTTATTAAAAAGTAACGCAatccttaaaaatataataaaaaaaaataaaaagttgtgcTACTCTTATATTCTTTTCATTAATTTGGGCACAAATGAGGTGCTCAAAAGAATATAAAGGCTGCgccatctttttaatttattttttaaagattgtgttgtttttaataatgcaaccctttatctatttattttaaatttataacatcTTCACGAGCACGATTAccatttctcttctcttttttctttttcaaaaatactcgCAGTACAGATTCTATCTGTATTCGTTCCCATTCCGATAGATCAAAGTTCATTCGGGCACGAGTTTCGTTTCTTGAAAATTACGAGCAAAACTGGACGAGGCTGGAAAGACTTCGATAattgttcatgcatttcttAGGATTTGaagcattaatttattttaaaaaaaatcctcaccCTCACTCTCTCCGGccagtatttattttatacgCCCattggataaatttttttataataaataaataaatatacaaactttttatttttttaaatctaattataaatcaaaaggtCCATGtagacatttaattaaatacattaaaaactaTCTATgctaataaatgtaaaaaaacaaagggctAACGTATCTATTCAACTCGCATCGCTgcatgttgaatattttttttcaatacaaaaaaattaatatgtaattgttattaacaagtttttttatatcgaGTAATAAATATAACCATGAATCAAAAAATTGATGCTCACATATAATAAAACATAGTAGAGATCATATGcgttaataaaaacatataagatcTCAAGAAGCTAATTTTTAACgtaacaaaagaataaaaaaaattgtaaccaTTACGGTGAAATACCATTTTCTTGGTCTTTGcatgataattttcttttaaaaaaaagtgtagagaaaaaaattaaaaaattacaaaagaataaagataagaataaaaataatgatataaataaattaagtgtagagtaataaatatttctatATTCGAtacatttctccttttttatatttattaatttaagtatTGAAGAGTCTCTCGTTCTGacataaaatttatctttagaaAAGCTTATAAAATTACCTCATTAATATTTTGGCCTAATTTCAAACCCAACCACTTTACTAAACCATGATCGCAACTTTAAAAACTCAATCTATTCTAAAACCAGATAAATAGCTCACGTCATGTTGCAGgacaaattaactttttttttaatataaaaaagaatattaatgtgATATCAACATTTTAAAACGAGTATGAAAAACCTAAGATTTTGATAACTAAAAGCGATCGCACATGTTATCGGGATAGTAATCtgaaaagtaaaatataaaaacatgaatcaAGCATAAAAGggtcaaggaaaaaaatcagaaattataggaataatgatcaaaatctaaaacataaaaacataataaaaaaaatcaaacatgcagaatttttcaacatgtatctttacataaaaaaatcccaGATGTGAATGGAAAAACTTATGCATGCTtctaactaaaaaaatgaatggaaaaACTTATGCACGCttctaactaaaaaaatcaataatcattatgtagaaaaatgaaaaaaaaaacatcaacaataaacagaaaagaaactgaaaaaactaagagataaatgtagatcaaaatatttaatatcgcaACACGGATAATTTACCCGGttgtttttaatgaattgattaatcaaaataaatttgtaatagaaactgacacacacataaaatttattgaatacagtaaaagtaaaaaaaaaaatatactatgcAATGCTGCACTTGTTAAAAATcttatgaaaaaatcaaaaatttttaaaattaatctatatatataattttttttaaatcacagaTGAATTATACtagtctttttaaaaattaaacacacccaatatcattaaaaaataattatagtataaaaaaggctaaataagcaggaagaaaaacacaaatggggtattaattaaaacataaaaaaatattattttaaaaactacatAGAAAATAAggcatcatttaaaaaaaaaagaattagcaaAATTAAATCAGACGTTGTTGGGCCTGGCAAGTAAGGCCTAGTGCTTGGTTTATCAAGCAACGGGCCCTGCACAGATCTGTTGGGTCAAGCTCAAGGGCGcgagcctttattttattttaaaatttaatggggTGAACAACATGTCACCTATCctggttataaaaaaaattgtgtcgCCTGCATCAGCAGGTAACACATCATTTGGAAATCCCTAAAATCCGACTATTATGGTTGCCGGAAAAACAGGGtctcagttttttttacaaacaagtatattttcaatgaatttttGACATGAAATACTTAGAAAACACCGTAGAAACCTTGTTAAATAAACGCATGGCCTTACAAAATGCAAAAAACCCATAATCTTTCCAagatcatgtgtttttttttacacttcaaGGGTAAAAAAAATGTCTCATCCCAACTTCCTTTACCCTATGAaataatttgacacaaaaattgaTCGTTTTGGTGGTTGTAGTCACCACCAACGATCACTTTTTCTCTCTACGCTAGAATCTGACAACTTCCTCATTCTCCttccactgaaaaagaattgtaaaataaggaaaataaagttcagtaccaaaattaatttttttaaaattttaaaaagactaGTTACTTAATAGCTAAAATCTATGGCGGAActaaaatgagtttttataacaaattttaaattcatcacCTATTTTATCCGTCTTTTCACTTTAATCatctgtttttcaatttaaccatcCATCTTGAAAAAGTATGTGATTGGATGATaatctaaattgaaaaaaaagctaaatcatgcaaaataaaaattaaagtaacaaggtaagaattaattttttttctccaatccATAATGTTATGTTAGGAGGTGAACATCAACCCAAACTGATctctattaatatattttataatttttatgatttcatctaGCGTGGGAGTGGAAATTAACTTTGGTTCAAAGTACAAAGTTGTGCTTCTtgttaaaaattgtatttttatttaaaaatataacttttttgaGATAAAGAATTCGGGTTGAGTATAACCTGGCATAATTAACTGAGATCGAGGCAATAGAGAGATATTGTGTGGTGtggtagtatttattttttaatatttttagtaagttatgatgttgaaaataatataacttgttgaaattttgtttatttttaaaattacactATTGTGAAtaatataactataaaaaacTTAAGTGGTTATGCTGTTGAAAACAATgtaatttattaaacttttttagtaaattatgttgttttgaaaaatataacctttatattttattttattttgtaaataaaactagatttaGCTATCTTTAACAACGCAGCATAGCAGCTTCGTTATTTCCTCGGATATTGTTTTTTGGCTATGCTAATTTGATAGAGACTAAAGATTTAACTTGTGTTTTATTAGaggttaaaattgtttttttaaaaaatatggatagATAGactattttaatgtgtttttttatataaaaaaatttaaaatataaattaaaaaactttatggACTTGTAATTAAATAGAtcaataattataacaaaaaaaagtattaataataactaaaaaaactaaaaaactaaaaaaataaatataaattaagatatttaatcttataaTAATAGATATTTACCTATTCATGTCTACTAagtttgtttaataaaattattaaaaaataataaaaatataaatccttataaaattaaataaataaaataaagagaaaaaatattatgcaatgctgaatataaaaggaatataattttaaaataaatatttttttataaaataaaaaatatataaaaaagtaaaacatttaaaaaaaattatttttttaaaaagacaaaaccaCGTTCTCTGTAGTATTTAGCCAACCGTTTTATTGTTTCTGATAcgtgatagttttttttatttttaaaatagctcTATAAAGACAAGTTGTCAAGTTGAGAAAGTACATTCTTGTTCTCAACGCTCGAGATCCTCCttgtttatatgtttttccAGCACCTTTTGTAACCTACGACCCTCCCTTCTAGCCTATAGAGTTGGATTACTTATagcatcataattttttttttatcatatatctTTATGAATTACTGtggatttaaaaatatgataataattatttttaaaaatatttttatttaaaaatatataataataatattttttaattgtttttaaatttatatttaatatcaacatattaaaacaaattcaaacattaaaaaaatttaatttaaaaaaaaataatttaaattttaataaaattcaagttGAAACTCAATACTAAACACCTTTAAGTGTTTAAGCAAAACAATaacttttaatgattttttatatataatatataaaaataaattttataattacggAGAGTACTagtgatattttataaatttctttttaagtttactttttaaaaaataaatataaatagaaaaaatatatattaggtgaatatattctttattacttttttatgagttagtgtttttattatctcaattctttatatttatttatttctttaaagtaACAAAGCTTGCAGCTAATTACAACTAATAGGGAGTCTCTAATCACACTATGAgcattataattctttttttatttgtatttatttttttaaaattattttataattagataaaCTTAGagtttttttgggtattttaaagtatttttatttgaaaatatattaaaataatatatattttaaatttattttttaattagagtacatcaaaataatttttttttaaataattaaattttaaacgaTTAATGTTTTGCCGCGCTGCTAAACTCACCATTAATCCACTAATAAATATATCATCTGAAGAGATCATTGGTTGTccgaaacaataaaagaaaaatgtgtGGTGGTGCAGGCTTGCAAGGTCATCCTAATTACAGTAAattgctaattaattaaaaagacatCCAAAACCAAATCTATCACCTTATCAAATACAATCTTCTCATATTCCATCCTCAATTTAACACCCAAAAAGCAGAGACACTGACTCCTGCCATCCCCTCTCCTGTCATTGTTGCTCCGTATGACATGCTTCAGTGGGCACAgcatctccctccctccctctctctctctctctctctctacgcctgaagaagaagaagaagaagaagaagaagaagaagagtggagGTAAATAAAACCCACGAGAAGAAGAGAATCTATGCCGAGACCCAACGGTGAGTTTTCTTTTGTTCCATTGCTTAACTAACCGGACCCACACGCCCAGACTCGACTCCACCTCACCTCTCCCCACTCTCTTCatcaataaataattcataaagcTGTCGAAGTAAACAACACCTTGtcctattttttattacaacCTTAAAATCATAAAGATATTCAGACCTTATCTTCCTCAATCACATATACACGCACAGGTCTCTGTTGGCTAGCCGGCGATGCCGACGCCGGTAGGCGTAGCGAGGCAATGCTTGACAGATGAGGCGGCGCGTGCTTTAGACGAAGCCGTTGCGGTGGCGCGTCGAAGAAGCCACTCCCAGACGACCTCTCTGCACGCTGTCTCTGCTCTACTAGCTCTCCCGGCCTCAACTCTCAAGAACGCCTGCTCACGTACCACCACGAGCGCGTACTCCTCGCGCCGCCAGTTTCACGTCCTCGACCTCTGCGTTGGCGTCTCTCTAGACCGGTTACCATCTTCGAGGACGCTCGAGGAGGACCCGCCAATATCGAACTCCCTGATGGCAGCGATTAAACGGTCACAGGCGAATCAACGCAGACACCCTGATAATTTTCATATGCACCAAATACACTGTAACCAGCAAGCGGCGTCGGTTTTGAAAGTTGAAATGAAACATTTCATTTTATCGATTTTGGATGATCCGATTGTGAGTCGCGTATTTGGGGAAGCCGGGTTTAGGAGTTGTGATATAAAGATGGCAATAGTTCACCCGCCGGTTATTCAAAGTTCGAAATTCTCACGGGCTGGATGCGCCCCCGTATTTCTATGTAATTTACCAGGCTCGAATAGTACAGTTCCGGGGCGACCACCCGGGTTTAGTTTTCCCTTTAGTAGTGGGCTTGATGATGATGTCGGCGATGATGATGTTTGTAGGAGAATTGGGGAGGCTTTAGTGAGGagagaagggaagggaagaaacTTATTACTTGTTGGGGTTTATGCAAGTAATGCTTTAAAGGGTTTTGTTGATAGTGTAAATAAAGATAACAAAGGAGGCGTTTTGCCTAGTGAGATTAGTGGGGTGAGTGTAATTAGCGTTGAAGATGAGGTTATTCATTTTGTTAGTGAAGGAGGGGGAGACAAAGAGAAGATGAGGTTGAAGTTTGACGAGTTGGGTCAGGAATTGGAGCGGTGTTCGGGTCCGGGGATTGTTGTGAATATTGGAGATCTCAAGGTTTTGGTTGGTGAAAATGTGTGTAGGGATGCCTTGAGTTATTTAGTTTCGAAATTGACGGGTTTATTGGAGGGTTTTAGGGAGAAAATCTGGTTGGTGGGAGCTGCAGATAGTTATGACACATATTTGAAGTCTGTAGGGCGGTTTTCCGGTGTGGAAAAGGATTGGGATCTTAGGATTCTGCCTATTACTTCTTATAAGAGTCCCGTTGGAGGTTTTGGCACGAAATCGAGGTGAGTTGTTTTATCCTGTGAtaactcttcttttttgttgcGTCAAAAGCTGAAAATAATGTTATGCTTTCgttggatattttttaaaatttggatgGAAGAATTTCTATGCAGGGTGGAGTCTAAGTTTGATGTATGCATTTCTGATGGTAGCATACTGTAGGAAGAAGATAGGTGAAGGATATGGCGGAAAAAGATTGGcctgaatttgatatttttatttttattttatttgttaatgatTGTTTCCATGAGCCAGAGTTTGCTGCTGTTTTAGACTTATTTACTcgtgttttaatttgttgtcttgATTACATTAGTATATGCATTTTCTAAGCTTTttctttacataattttttttggctaCTAGGTGGTTCTATTCCTTTGTGCTTGTTGTTAATTATATTGCTTGTGTGCCAAGTATTACCATGTTCAAATGGCACTTATTCTTGCTACCGAAGCATTATTCTTGTTCCATGAAGTCAAATTTAGTGTAGATCTTTTTACTTGtggttatatttttcatttttatctttttgttgaaAATGAGATATGACACCATGTTAATGGCTAGTGatattcaaaaatcaattatgCAAATATTTATGCTGTGCATACAGTTTAGCTTCTGACCATCTTTTACCCATTCAATCTCACAGTTACCTGCTCATGACACTTACAGCTTGTTGGGGTCTTTTGTTCCGTTTGGTGGGTTCTTTTCTACCCCGTCTGATTTCAAAATTCCATCAAACAGCATAAACCAATCAATCACTCGTTGTCATCTTTGCAATGCAAAGTATGAGCAAGATGTTGCTGCTATTCTGAAGATGGGACCAACAATATCAGTTGCTGAACAGTGCTCAGAGAACTTACCTTCTTCGCTACAAATGGCTGAACTTGACACGAGAAAGGCAGTGGACATGGTCAAGGTGTGTTACTCCGTGATTGCAAATCTTTGACTTAGCTCACCATGCACACACAGCACActatttattttctgtttttctttggtATTAGTGGCAATATTTATGGAAGCATGTGCTTCATCTTCAGTGCAGACCAAAGATGACGGTACTTCATTGAATGCTAAAATTTTGGGTCTGCAAAATAGATGGGATGATATTTGTCAACGTCTCCATCATGCTCAGCCATTCTCCAAATTTGATGTTTCCCAAGCCACATCCCAGGCCGCCATTGCTGAGGGTTTTCAGTACCTAACAGATAGGAAAGAGAGCAGAAGCaatagtagcagcagagattcaTCACTAAATGAGAATCAATGTGCATATCTAAATCTTGGCGGTTGTTTGGACAAGCAAAAGATCTTTCCAGGGAAATACTGTGCGGTTTCTGAAGTTGAGAATGTTAATCACCAATCTAAGCTACTTGAAGAAGTTCCAAGATGTCagcaagaagagaaagagagccCTTGGTTTACCCCTAACCCCATGGCCATTGTGAGTCTGCCCACTGACAGGAGATCATCTTTTTCTGTCACTTCTGTAACCACAGATTTGGGGTTGGGAACACTTTATGCATCAAGCACTCGAGAGCTGATTACTACAAAATTAGGTGACCCTAGGGAGCATCAGGAGCACTTCTCAGGTTCCAGTTCTGTGGAGTATGATGACAATACTTCACTTCAAATTGCACAATCTTCTTCCTGCTCCGGCCCTTCTTCAGGAGGGCAATTCAATTTAAGAAATTTCAAATCAGTGATGAGAGCTCTTTCTGAACAAGTTGGCTGGCAAGATAGAGCCACGCTTGCTATTAGCGAAGCTGTATTCCGCTGCAAAGCTGGACATGGAAGACACCATGGTTCAAATTCCAAAGGAGATATATCGTTTGCTTTCCTTGGACCTGACAgtattggaaagaaaaaaatcgcATCAGCACTTGCTGTGGTAATGTTTGGCAGTATCCAAAGCTTCATCTCCGTGGATTTGGGCTCCCATGGtaaggttaactcatcaaacccaATGCTTGAAAGCCAAGAATTACATGATGATGAATTAGGGAGGTCGACAACTTTTGTTGATTATATTGCCTCAAAGTTGAGCAAGAAACCCCATTCGTTAATCTTTCTTGAAAATGTTGACAAGGCTGATCCTTTGGTCCAAAATAGCTTGTCCCGCGCTTTGAGGACTGGTAAATTTCCAGATTCACGTGGAAGAGAAGTTAGCACCAACAGTACAATTTTTGTGGCAACCTCAACAATCACAGTGGGTAATACGAACTTACTCCCAGAGAAAGAAACCATTAGGTTTTCTGAGGAAATGATACTCGAAGCTAAAAGTTGGCAAATGCAAATATTAGTGGAACATGTTATAGAGGCTGCCACTAAAAGCAGTCAAATGAAGGTTAGGATTTCAAGAGAAGTAACCTCTGCAGTCTCATctggaaataaaagaaaactagaTGTAACCAGTGACTCTATGGAGCAGGAAAGCACTTGCGAGTCTAGCAAACGGGCCCATAAGGCATTGCGATCCTATCTGGATTTGAATCTTCCTGTAGAAGATACAGGAGAGTGTGCCAACTGCAGTGACAATGAAAGTGACTCTATTTCTGAAAGCTCACAAGCTTGGTTGGAATATTT includes:
- the LOC133679793 gene encoding protein SMAX1-LIKE 6-like; the encoded protein is MPTPVGVARQCLTDEAARALDEAVAVARRRSHSQTTSLHAVSALLALPASTLKNACSRTTTSAYSSRRQFHVLDLCVGVSLDRLPSSRTLEEDPPISNSLMAAIKRSQANQRRHPDNFHMHQIHCNQQAASVLKVEMKHFILSILDDPIVSRVFGEAGFRSCDIKMAIVHPPVIQSSKFSRAGCAPVFLCNLPGSNSTVPGRPPGFSFPFSSGLDDDVGDDDVCRRIGEALVRREGKGRNLLLVGVYASNALKGFVDSVNKDNKGGVLPSEISGVSVISVEDEVIHFVSEGGGDKEKMRLKFDELGQELERCSGPGIVVNIGDLKVLVGENVCRDALSYLVSKLTGLLEGFREKIWLVGAADSYDTYLKSVGRFSGVEKDWDLRILPITSYKSPVGGFGTKSSLLGSFVPFGGFFSTPSDFKIPSNSINQSITRCHLCNAKYEQDVAAILKMGPTISVAEQCSENLPSSLQMAELDTRKAVDMVKTKDDGTSLNAKILGLQNRWDDICQRLHHAQPFSKFDVSQATSQAAIAEGFQYLTDRKESRSNSSSRDSSLNENQCAYLNLGGCLDKQKIFPGKYCAVSEVENVNHQSKLLEEVPRCQQEEKESPWFTPNPMAIVSLPTDRRSSFSVTSVTTDLGLGTLYASSTRELITTKLGDPREHQEHFSGSSSVEYDDNTSLQIAQSSSCSGPSSGGQFNLRNFKSVMRALSEQVGWQDRATLAISEAVFRCKAGHGRHHGSNSKGDISFAFLGPDSIGKKKIASALAVVMFGSIQSFISVDLGSHGKVNSSNPMLESQELHDDELGRSTTFVDYIASKLSKKPHSLIFLENVDKADPLVQNSLSRALRTGKFPDSRGREVSTNSTIFVATSTITVGNTNLLPEKETIRFSEEMILEAKSWQMQILVEHVIEAATKSSQMKVRISREVTSAVSSGNKRKLDVTSDSMEQESTCESSKRAHKALRSYLDLNLPVEDTGECANCSDNESDSISESSQAWLEYFSDQVDEKVVFKPFDFDSLAEKTMKEISKQCQRVFGSEVLLEIDHEVMVQILAASWLSEKKRAMEDWIEEVVGRGFSEAKQKSQAGAQCIVKLVTCKGLVVKEQAPGICLPSRINP